In Streptomyces sp. NBC_01717, one DNA window encodes the following:
- a CDS encoding universal stress protein: MTTAELPVIAAVDGSWRSYAALEWAARDAVRRGLPLTIVHVRPLNRRTSQEAQRREAEELLAESVGRVAQVAPTLHTSTLAPMDFPAAALTALSEHASLLVLGSRGLGGFRSLLIGSNSLTTASMARCPVVVVHTGRADEEGAEAAETFSDIVAGVAADESSEAVLDFAFEAAMTRPGARLRIVHGWTMFSSMLSGGPVFDRDAAAGAAERTLAELTAGLPEKYPQVEVVQEPVHGSASHTLVTASATAALTVIGRRKGGEELGFGLSPVAQTTLTHALGPVAVVPC, from the coding sequence ATGACCACCGCCGAGCTTCCTGTGATCGCCGCCGTCGACGGTTCATGGCGTAGCTACGCGGCGCTCGAGTGGGCCGCGCGCGACGCCGTCCGGCGAGGGCTTCCGCTGACGATCGTGCATGTCAGGCCGCTCAATCGGCGTACCAGCCAGGAGGCGCAGCGGCGCGAGGCCGAGGAACTGCTCGCGGAGTCCGTGGGCCGGGTGGCGCAGGTCGCTCCGACCCTGCACACATCGACCCTCGCCCCGATGGACTTCCCGGCGGCGGCGCTGACCGCGCTGAGTGAGCACGCGTCGTTGCTGGTACTGGGCTCGCGCGGGCTGGGCGGGTTCCGGTCACTGCTGATCGGCTCGAACAGTCTGACGACCGCCTCGATGGCCAGGTGTCCCGTCGTCGTCGTTCACACCGGCCGGGCGGACGAGGAGGGGGCGGAGGCGGCGGAGACATTCTCGGACATCGTCGCGGGGGTGGCCGCCGACGAAAGCAGTGAGGCGGTGCTGGACTTCGCGTTCGAGGCCGCCATGACCCGGCCCGGAGCGCGCCTGCGGATCGTGCACGGCTGGACGATGTTCTCGTCGATGCTCTCCGGTGGCCCCGTCTTCGACCGGGATGCGGCGGCAGGCGCGGCCGAGCGGACCCTCGCGGAGCTCACCGCCGGGCTGCCGGAGAAGTATCCGCAGGTCGAGGTTGTGCAGGAGCCGGTCCACGGATCCGCGTCCCACACCCTGGTCACGGCGTCGGCGACCGCCGCCCTCACGGTGATCGGACGGCGCAAGGGCGGCGAGGAGCTTGGATTCGGGCTGTCGCCGGTGGCGCAGACGACACTCACTCATGCGCTCGGACCGGTGGCCGTGGTCCCCTGCTGA